The Leptospira mtsangambouensis sequence GTTAAAACGGATACTGGTTCCCAAGGAAACCCATGCAGACTTTAGAATCTATGCAAGTGAATCATTATGTCCCTTTATTCCAACCGATCTTTTCCGTTGAGGAACAGACGGTGGTCGCATATGAATCCCTCGGTCGGAAACGAGATGAAAGTGGGAATTTGGTTTCGATTCCTGAATTCAGCGACCCACATGTTTCGGCCCTTCGGATGAGTTTGATTGATAGGCAATTGCTTGGACTTGCCCTGACAAAAATTCAGACAACGAATGATTTACTCTTTGTCAATATGTCTCCGGACCAAGTGATTTTGGAATATGAAGAAAGCCGTTCTAATACCTTACCCATTTCAGATTTGGTCAATAGTTATGGGATTCCGTTAAATCGAATCGTCATTGAGATTACAGAAAAGTCGGGAAGTTATGGAACTGATGTTTTGGCAGCAGGGGTTGAACTTTTACGAGAACAGGGTTTTGGAATTGCATTGGATGATGTTGGTTCTGAATCTTCCAACTTAGAGCGATTAGGTGCTATTAAACCCGATATCATAAAAATTGATTTGAATTTATTAAAAAAATCAATCGAGAAAAGAGAATACCAATCGATCTTAGAATATTTAAAACAAATTTCGTTGAGCATTGGATCTCAATTACTCTTTGAAGGAATTGAAACAGAAGAAGAGTTGTATCGAGCAATTAGTTCTGGAGCAAGTCTTTTGCAGGGATATTTTTTAGGTAGGCCTTCTGATTTAGCTCATGATAAACAAGGTATTTGTGATACAGTTGTACCTCATCTACAATTGTATCATGAAAAAAAACGTAAGGAAGTTGCGAGTGAGATTGAATTTGAAAAACAAATCAAATCGAAATTAAATACTATCAATTTAAAAACAATAAAATTGGATAATCGAGTCATCATTGACCCTAATTCTTTTTTTAAAATTGATACTCATGTAAAAAGAGTTTATGTGACAGATTGGTTGGGCACTCAAGTGTCTCCGTATTATGAACGTACAAGTGAAATGGGATTTAACGAAAACCTTTTGTTAATTCAGAAAAACTGGTCTTATATGCCTTTTTTTTATAAACATGTGAAACAAGTATTTCGTGATTCAGAGAATTGGCAAGTGAGTGATCCGTATTGGGACAAGGAA is a genomic window containing:
- a CDS encoding EAL domain-containing protein, which produces MQTLESMQVNHYVPLFQPIFSVEEQTVVAYESLGRKRDESGNLVSIPEFSDPHVSALRMSLIDRQLLGLALTKIQTTNDLLFVNMSPDQVILEYEESRSNTLPISDLVNSYGIPLNRIVIEITEKSGSYGTDVLAAGVELLREQGFGIALDDVGSESSNLERLGAIKPDIIKIDLNLLKKSIEKREYQSILEYLKQISLSIGSQLLFEGIETEEELYRAISSGASLLQGYFLGRPSDLAHDKQGICDTVVPHLQLYHEKKRKEVASEIEFEKQIKSKLNTINLKTIKLDNRVIIDPNSFFKIDTHVKRVYVTDWLGTQVSPYYERTSEMGFNENLLLIQKNWSYMPFFYKHVKQVFRDSENWQVSDPYWDKELKKNVIVFSRVNEMGYSFFVDLALD